A region of the Salvelinus alpinus chromosome 24, SLU_Salpinus.1, whole genome shotgun sequence genome:
tcgagcgaggagagggatggaagctatactgttacactgacaatactaaagtgcctataagaacatccaatagtcaaaggtatatgaaatacaaatcgtatagagagaaatagtcctataataactacaacctaaaacttcttaccaggGAATATTGTAGactcatgttaaaaccaccagctttcatatgttctcatgttttgagcaaggaacttaaacgttagcttccttaaatagcacatattgcacttttactttcttctccaacactttgtttttgcattatttaaaccaaattgaacatgtttcattatttatttgaggctaaattgattttatttatgtattatattaagttaaaataagtgttcattcagtattgttgtaattgtcatgattacaaataaataaataaaaattaaatggccgattaattggtatcggctttttttggtccttcaATAAtctgtatcggcgttgaaaaatcataatcggtcgacctctagtatcaACACCCATTATCAcatgcccgtcctccccaattaaggcacCACCAACCTGTGAACTATAGCTACCTAGTACCTACCAATCAGATCACTTTTGTCTTTGTCAAAGCAGCTGCACTAGGCTATTGGCTCCAAGACCCCTTTCCAATGATAAATAACTAAGTAGGCCTAGCTAGTAGCTATAAATGAATGAGAtaggtctgtgtgtgcgtgtggggaaaaaagcaaaccaaacgagGTATTACGAGCAGAAAGCATAGCATAATTGCTTAAAGAGAACATTTCCAAATAAATTATTCTAATGGGGGTGGGTAAATGCAATGTTAGATTATTCTGTAATTGGACCCCAAATAAATAACTAAATGAATGAGTGAAAGTATAGAATATAACGTTAGCATGTGAAAGGGAAAGAAATCATTAGGAATAAAGATGGAGCACAAAATAGGCAGAATCGGGTGTGCCACAGGGATTGTATCACCGACGACACTACAGTAAAACCACATCTTACCTCTGACACAACCTGGGCTCCCTATCAGGCAGCCAATGGGAGAGAACCAGAGaagggaaggagtgagggagtACAACAGGAGACATCAAGATAGATACATTAGAGAATCACAGGAAAGATTTTATTGTCAGAAATGAAAGGGAAAATTCAGACAACTCTGTGCCACAAATGTTTGAGTTGTGTTATTCAAGGTGACCAGCCAATCATTGAAAATATTATTTCCCCTCTCCCCTAATTTTTTTTATATCGCTAGCTGCAACATAATACCATCGTGGAATGCATTTTTATGTCTACgagtccagtatgaaggaagtttatttaactaggcaagtcagttaagaacaaattcttatttataatgacggcctaccccgggccaatattgcgccgccctatgggactcccaatcacagccggatgtgatacagcctggaattgaccCAGGGACTGTAgcaacgcctcttgcactgagatgcagtgccgtagaccgctgcgccactcgggagccctagttAAAGGTATTTCACAAGCCAATGCTATCTAGCGTTAGCACAATTACTGGAAGTCTACAGCAAcagttagcatgctagctgttcatctgactctggggaagtagataaatggcTTCATTGCCTAAATATATCCATTTAATATGAAAAAAATTAGTCATTGGAGCTAATTACAGGGGTTTTCCCTTTATAGAAACTTGTTAGGTGGTCCTTCTAAGTGGTAATTTTCAAAAGAATGCAGAAAATATATTGaactatatttatttttaaatatcaTCTCTGAGAACTAACAAATCAAAATTAATTGGTAGAACTACTGAAAATTTGCTTCACAGAAGCACAATTCTTTACGCCGCCAATATACTTTTCTAGGTAATAGACTGTTAAGAGTTTACACTTCCAATGAACTGTGGAGAGGTCAAAATAAAGAAATGTCTACCAAATCTATTAATAAAGGTTTTTCATTACCGGTACTTCTACTTACCATTATTCACCTATGAGCCTCCGTCAAATATTTTTCTCATCATTGAGACGGTTGCTACTTACCACTGGATATATTGATTAAAAGCTGACATGGTGGTAAAGAGAGTTTGAATGAGAAAAGTTATCTTTACGGGTTGCCCGTGTGGTTGATCCTTTTGGCGGTAAGTATATAACCACAGGAACGTATAATTACATAAACTTTTCAAAGCGCTGGCAGTGCATTTCTATCACCTGAAACATGCGCACAATATAAAAATAGATGCACAAGACACATGCACGTATTTACATGGTTCTGCAGAACCAGAAAAATGGATGAACTACCAGCGCCGTGAAAAGTAGATGTAAGTATACTACATATTGTCTCACATTCCAACAGAAAAATGACCAACCGCACAGACAACCGGTAAAGTACGTTGAAATACATTTGTATTCAACATGCTGGCTTGAGGTCGTGATCGATCACTTTCCTGATTCATGTCTGACGTAGAATTCTATGGAATTGAACGTCGGGTTTCCCAATCCAGGCAATCTTTAACGCACCATGATGATAACTATTTTGACAAGTTGTCAGCTAAATAAAACGAGTTGTTAGCTAACTAAGTAGGCATATCATTCATTGGATTATAGCTAGTTCGCAGATTTACCTAAAACTTGCCAAGTCATATTTAGCTAAAGCCAAGggcggctagctagttagtgcgGTACGGGTACGAATCGGGGCCTAGCGGTATGGCAAGGTCAGGACGGCAGCTGAACTGGTCTCGTTTTTTAATTAAAGGACAAGCGGTCATGTGTATCCTATACTAAAATACTATACATAAACAATACTTACATTTCTTCTTGCGCTACCCCTCAGTACGTTGGAGATTATTGTCAACATCTTTTGCATACTATTTGTCCGCCAGCGATCTGCAGAAGGTTTTCCCCTCCGTCCTTCCTGCCTGTCAAAACAAAGGCTACCAAAATGACGTTACGGACAAACCCACGTCGACTGCAGATGACGACATGCGCTACGCCTAAAAAAGCAAATGCACGAGCTTCGAGATATAGCAGAAGCACAGGCTTCTTTCTGTATGAGCTCCTACCACTTCAAGTATTTGATTGCACAATGAATTACCAGGCAATTGTTCGATTATGTTTAACGGCGGATAGCATCCAATACATGTTGCATTACCGCAAccaactgaaaagaggagcgaccttTAACATTCTGttaacattctgttaaaggtccccaaagcacacatcccTCGGTCGCTCcacttttcagttcgctgcagttaGCGACTGGAACGACCTGCAAAAAATACTAAAATTGgaccgttttatctccatctcttcattcaaagactcaatcatggacacttactgacagttgtggctacttcgcgtgatgtattgtctctaccttcttgcccaataatgtttccaccatgctatgttgtcttaggtctctctttatgtagtgatgtgtgttttgtcctatacgtatttttttatttgttatccCTGTCCTCGAAGAGgagccttttggtaggccgtcattgtaaataagaatttgttcttaactgacttagttaAATGAAACTAGACCTTATAGAAGagctaaccaaccctcttcccggagatctacagtcctgtgggttttcagtcccccctaatttaacacacctgattctactaattagctgctcaagaccttaactagctgaatcagatatgctaatgtaacggatgtgaaatggctagctagttagcgggtacgcgctagtagcatttcaatcagttacgtcacttgctctgaaaccaatatgtagtgttgccccttgctctgcaagggccgcggcttttgtggagcgatgggtaacgaccgtgcttcgtgggcaaccgttgttgatgtgtgcagagggtccctggttcgcgcccgtgtcggggcgaggggacggtttaaagttatactgttacattgatgctgttgacccggatcactggttgctgcggaaaaggaggaggttgaaaggggggtgagtgtttgtgtttctgaccagcagaaacacaaacaattatcacaaggTCACGTAGGGTTGCCTTAACCGATACCACAGCACCCAAcgttttcacccaccctgaaacaatatatggatcagccaaaaggcagcGGTCAACTTTCTGCAAAAATGTTACTCCTACCATCACAGACTTAAAAAAATATCTTTATCATTACCATCGGTGCAAGCCTCGGGAATTACCAGGCACATACAAAATAAAATGGTAAACAGTCATAAATAGAAACGATGTATAAActggtatatatattttttttatacagaaACCTACAGGGACCTAGTTTCTCAATTTTTTCTTTAAATTTTTATTACTActtgttatttttttacttttgtaTTTGGCATTTGATTTTTGATTGATATTGTTATTCTACTGCATTGCTGAGGAGAGTTAACAAACAAGCGGTTCACTCTACCATGtgcacgtgaccaataaacttcgATTTGATTCTATACATCCTTCACATCTCTGTTTAAGATTAAGTAACACAATAGGAACAATATTGTGAGGACCATTGAATGCAAAAATAAGAATGATCAAATAAACAAAATAGGAAATATTGCAATGCTTTCATCACATCGTTTTCATATAGTTTGATATACCCAAATCGATCATTATCAGACACTAATAACCATTTCTGTTGTCTTGAACAAGGAGGACGACCTCCTTTCAGGAGAAAGGgaaaatgtaaatttacaaacaaaaaaacacattttcttaccctacaaaaagaaattgaactgtattttaagacagttaaatactctactaacaaaaaagctgttagaattgtaagtgtatgtatgtcccttaaggtccttgtgtaattgtaatgtgatTATGTTACCTCCTAGCTCGATTGCCCTTtctatataatctatatatacttgtgttgcCTCATGTACTTTATGTATTGATTTGatgttaataaaaataaaaaataattaaaaaaaaaaaccttGCGAAAAGGTTCTATTGAACGAGGTCATGAACTGCGCGTTCACGTGAAATAGCGCCCCTGCACTTTcctagaagctagctagctacgtgcTTTTAGCAAGACAGTGTAATGGACGTCATGCTTCATATGAAGATGTTAAAGGACATTTTAAGTGTGTTTTGCACAATTTGTTTTGTCACCAATTTTTCCACTGCAGCCCAAGACGGCTCTAATGGGAAAAAGGATCAAGAGTGTCACAACTACGCTGGGGGACACGTCTACCCTGGAGAGGCTTTCCGTCTGCCCGTCTCTGACCATTCCCTGCACCTCAGCAAGGCGAAAAGTGGGTATTGTCCCTGTCCCCCTGCACAGTTGTACTTAAAAATCCCATTGACTCAAATGCTTTTAAATTAAGTTGTTTTTTTACTCAACATTATATGCATATGGTACTTTTGTTTTTAGCTACGGCGCTAGTTAGCTTGACTGCAGGCAacttaactaacgttagctgacGTGATTAGTTAGACACCGTGCCAATTATCTGCAAATTGTCCAGTTTTCCCTTGCCAAGTTCACCACTAGCGTTAGCATAACATTTGTATGCGCGTTATTGTAATAATATGCCAGCTTTTTACTTGTAGATCAAAATTCATAAGTAGTAGTTAGTACATTTGGACACGTCATGCCAGAACTTTGCTCCAATTACTTTGTTCAGTACAGGAGTACCCGCGCAATAACAATTGCTGCGCACCACACAATCCCAATGGATGCATCAGTCAGTCAATTATGTTAAGTGGGTTCCTCTTCGAGCTTACGCCTTCATCAGCATTCGTTAAGAAGCAGGTGAAATGTAAATTATCAGTAGATGGCCTCCATCATATCGTTTTCACATTTCCTGCGTTTTCCAAACAGAAGATGGCGAGGTGACAAGGAAGCCAATACCAGACTTCTGAGATGCACCCAGCcagaatacactatatatatatatatatatatatacgaaagtatgtggacacccttcaaattagttgattcTGCTatatgacaggtgtataaaatagagcacacagccatgcaatctccatagacaaacattagcagtagaatggccttactgaagagtttaGTGATGTTCAATGTGGcattgtcataggatgccacctttccaaaaagtcagtccaaactgcctctggaagcaacgtcagcacaataactttttgtctggagcttcatgaaatgggattccatggccgagcagccgcacacaagcctaacatgctgaccagaccggacatgtCGCGTGCgccgagcgttgcaaaataaatttagtagaaatccatgttattcaataattgcgccaacaagcatctgcgatgccaagggctaaaatagaactcctttctatttctgacgcagatctcgctgcaagtcctgcctctccctttcctcattggtttatagaagcaggtacccacgtgccatctcctcattggttatacccacatgtgtgattgaaagacgaaatgttttgccggttgtcgtggtaatactatgaaagtgtagtgccaatcgccatataagttcaaagatgagaaagcctggaaggaggatagactagaaacgattcggttgaccgttttatgtgtggattaattgttggagtagaggaccttgtgcatttcaggaccttgtgcatttcaggtaaaataacaactcaatgtttatatcccaggacaaattagctagcaacagcaagctagctaaataggacaaattagctagcaagctaactagctaaattgccatacatgtttaatgcttttcgacctgtccccaaattgtcattggttcagagtttgttttgatattttaaactgcgtgttgtgatcgcttttggtgtagggggacaaaatacatttatgcgcGATAGCGCACTATGGCGCACGcccgcagccggtttgggttccgtgtaagatcTTAATGCGCAAAATGCCAAGCGTtgcctggagtggtgtaaagctcgccgccattggactctagagcagaaaaaaaacacattcgctggagtggtgaatcacgctacaccatctggcagtccgactgatgaatctgggtttgacggatgccaggagaatgttaCCTGCCCCAATGGATAGTGccatctgtaaagtttggtgtaggaggaataatggtctggggctgtttttcatggttcgggctaggccttagttccagtgaagggaaatcttaatgctacagcatacaatgacattctagatgattctatgcttccaactttgtgacaacagtttgggaaggccatttcctgattcagcatgacaatgcccatgtgcaaaaagtgaggtccatacagaaagtgTAGTGTAGATAGCAACCCTCTGCTTGCTTACAGCAGCACTGGGGTCTGACCGGCTTCCTGTTTAGATTAAAACATTGCGGAGCCAGCGTGAGATATGGCTTGGAAAACGTACATTAATCCAGGGATAAGAAATGTGTTATACTCTGAATAGGACCATTATCCCAACTGTTACACGAAAAGATAGAACAACTGCTACTTTTTCCAGAACTGCCCTTTTTGAGGTCATGCTAGGTAGCATAAGCCACACCAGCCATTTTGGAATGGCAGTGTCAGCCGCCTTTGAAATTTAACGGCgattggcatccaataaatgttgcaatACCACCACCAACTAGACTGGTGTATAACTCCCTTATATTTGCTtgaaaaaaggaaaataaatcaacaaatACCcaaccatctaaccctacactcattaaaaacccactactCCACTCTAAACCTATCTAGTCATACCTCAGGCCAACAGACTGAAAGGACGAGACACCACCACTCGGCACAGCCTGTAACTCTTGTAACGTCAAGTCTCGTACACCAAAATACttcttacattttacatttaagtcatttagcagacgctcttatccagagcgacttacaaattggaaagttcatacatattcatcctggtccccccgtggggaatgaacccacaaccctggcgttgcaagcgccatgctctaccaactgagccacacggtgcGACGCATGTTTGGTGCGACGCGCCTGCTCCCTCAGACCAGTAGTGTCAGCCAATCGGCTCCTTTTGTTACTCAACATATGACATTCCATAATGGCAGCTGTGGCTACTGCTACCTAGCATCAGGACGGGAAAAAAAAATAGCAGTTTAATCTTCGAGGTGTAACAGTTGGGATAACGGAGTACAACGCAgttctcatccctgtattgaggTTTGTTTTCCGAGCCATATCTCGCGCTGGCTCTGTGTTGTCTTAATCTAAACAGGAAGCCTGTCTGTCCCCAGTGCAACTATAATCAAGAGTAGGGTCGACATCTATTCTGGCTAATATGCACCCAATGATGTGATGCTCCCCATGGGATAGCCAAGTGTGCCACAAGCCTGCCCTGAGACATAGGCCTACCTGCTCACCAACAATGAACAAATACTATTAGTTGTCGGCCACgcatactatactgaacaaaaatagatatgtaacatgtaaagtgttggtttcatgagctgaaagaaGATTCCAGAAATttctatatgcacaaaaagcttattttgtgtacaaatttgtttacatccctgttagtatttctcctttgccaagataatccatccgcctgacaggtgtagcatatcaagaagctgattaaacggcattatcattacgcaggtgcatcttgtgctttggacaataaaaggccgctctaaaatgtacagtttttcacaccacacaataccacagatgtctcaagttttgagggagcgtgcaatgtgcatcctgactgcaggaatgcccaccagtgctgttgccagataatttaatgttaatttctctccataagccacctccaacattttGTTTAAGAGAAATTGGCAGTTTGTCCAACTGGCCTTACAACTGCAGTCCATGTGTAACCACAACagcacaggacctccacatctggcttcttcacctgcaggatcatctgagaccagccacttggacagctgatgaaactgaggagtatttctgtctgaggaaaaactcattctgattggctgggcctggctccaaaGTGGGTCGGCCTATGCCCTCccggcccacccatggctgcacccctgcccagtcatgtggaaTTCGTAGATTAGGACCTaaagaatttatttcaattgactgatttccttatatgaactgtaactcagtaaaattgttaattgttgcatgttgagttttatattttgttcagtataaatgcagtaatcatgtgcacAGCAGGATTTGTACCCTTCCTGTTTCTTTTTCATTTTGAATCTGAAGACTTGATTTGTTTGTCCCTAAAAGGTGATCAACAAATGTCTTGCTTGCTCGTGCTTTGAACCATTATCtaattattttgttgtttttgaagTTTCAAAGCCTGCACCTTATTTTGAGGGATCAGCTGTCATCGATGGCGAGTTTAAGGAGCTCAAGCTGTCTGACTACAAAGGGAAATACCTAGTCTTCTTCTTCTACCCCCTGGACTTGTGAGTACTATCTCTTACTGACCTTCATCCTAAAACAAATCTCTGTACTGTTGGTTGCAACTGTCAGAAAATGTGTTCGTAGGCTAGTAACAATCTGTTAGTGACTTTGTTACTCTAAAACAGTGGTCAACATTCCAGGCATCCTTAGTCGATCACTAAACTTTTCTGTAGAAAAGTCGACGATAAAGGCTGGCACtcctttttttaatttttattgtgTTTGTCTtgcgctgttggcggtaggtgcacttgattcagaagccctgcgcacttaaaaaaaaaaaatgtcaaagactaACTCTGCCTACCTGGCAGACCGGGAGATCTTTGGCCACTCAATTTAGCCAATCGGATAGTTCAAATCACTGTGCCTACAGAGCTTCCATGCCCCCGGCCATGGCAAAGTTTGAGACTAGCCTACGTAAGATGTAATAATTTAAAAAACCATGACCTCAGAGAGACTGTCAAACAATaaagcaaagagctgctgtttttgagtaagttcatgtttaaaaaaataaataaaaaattatgactttttacccccttttctccccaatttcgtgatatccaattggtagttagtcttgtcccagtccgtatggactcgggagatgcaaaggtcgagagccatgcgtcctccgaaacacgaccccgccaagccgcgctgcttcttgacacactgctcgcttaacacggaagacagccgcaccaatgtgtcggaggaaacaccgtacagctggcaaCCGCAGTCAGCGTGGATGGGCCGGTACTGCcacgagtcgctagagcgcgatgggacaaggacatcccagcaggccaaactctcccctaatcctgatgacgctgggccaattgtgtgccgcctcacaGGTCTCCCGGTCGTTGctagctgcgacacagcccggaaTCTAACCCAGatatgtagtgacgcctctagcactgtgatgcagtgccttagaccactgtgccacttgggaggctATGTTTTAAGTATTTGTTCAGCAGTGTTGACActgttttgtaatagtgttgaataaaaataTTAAACGCTTTTCTCTCTACTTCCACTCGtactgcaatgaatgagtagccaagtgtatcgatagccctgcattttttaaattattattagcagcttgtCTATTTTACTATTGCGGAATATTTCAATATCTCTAGTCATAGGAACAAAAGCGAGATCCGACTACgaaaaatcgttttgaacggtcatccaactcgtcATGATTTgactacatttttttttaaatctcccgagttccctgttgtcttgaaagcacaatcagatgcaggtaccatctgtccagtaaaataaaaaagcgaATTATTTAAATTTATGTTCCGCAGTACATTGCAAGTGCTACACTAACtcatctattttgttatcaaagctcgaattttgaaatataatattgTCTGAGAataacaatattggcaggccaggCATATAGGTAATATGCTCTGTTAATGTTTAGGCCTACTgcccaaacctcattcctacattttttttttttttttacatgaacctaataaaaacagttaAGTGTTGCTTATTTTTGAATCAAGAATCTGAGCGGTAGGTCTCTGCTTTGTTTTTGACTGCAAAAGTTATCCTGACTGAGAAAAGGTTGTTGACCACTGCTCTAAAAGATCAAATAGAAATCTAAATAATCTGGGGTGTATTAATTACCTCTTGCAATGGAAACCGTTTACTGGTTTAAGAACCAAACAGAGAATGAAACGGGGAGGAACCTTCATGTAGTTGTCCAATAAACTTTTGCAACAGAATTTGGTAATGAATACATCCCAGCTTTTAATCGTGAGTCTGGCCTATTTGTCTTAGTATTTTATCTTAAAATATACACTGTAGTAACTGTTTATACACTTTTCTGAGTTCTTACCATTACATTTTCTATATTATAGAATCATTGACTGAATGAAAATGCAGTATGCTATGTCTAAAGTAATAAATGCTGTTGGCTATGTATTATTCTGATGACCCTCACACTGTGTACCTGCAGCACGTTTGTCTGCCCGACTGAGATTATTGCATTCAGTGATCGTGTGCACGAGTTCCATGCCATCAATGCTGAGGTTGTTGCCTGCTCTGTCGACTCACAATTCACCCATCTGGCATGGTAAGATTATAAGCATCAGAGGGGCTTGGACTTTTTCAGAGCACTTCAGCTTTTTTCCCTTGACCTTCTGGTTTTATGTTAACAGGATCAACACACCTAGGAAGCAGGGTGGACTTGGGCCAATGAAAGTCCCTCTGCTGTCTGACCTCACACACCAGATTTCCAAGGACTATGGAGTCTTCCTGGAGGATGCAGGACACACACTCCGGTGCAGTTACACTGACACGGAGTAGAAACTACTACAAAAGATCATGCCTAGTATTGGTTTGCTATAGCCAGAACATTTTTCCTCATTAACAACCTTTTATAAATCGGTTCAGTGAAAAACAGTACAACAAACTGTTAACTGTTTTAAGGTCATGAAGTGTAAATTCATGCAGTTTGAAACTGAAGCATTCATTGTTGTCATTCTCCCCCCTCAGGGGCCTGTTCATCATCGATGACAAGGGAGTCCTGAGGCAGATTACCATGAATGACCTCCCGGTAGGGCGCTCTGTAGATGAGACCCTGCGGCTGGTCCAGGCCTTCCAGTACACTGACAAACATGGTGAAGGTATGGTTCATTCTCATCACATAACATATTCTCAGATATTACAGCTAGACACTTAACTACCTGTGGTTGCTATGGATGGTCTTTGTTTACAATTTGTttgaaataaatactttttccTTTTGCAGTGTGCCCAGCAGGATGGAAGCCAGGCAGTGACACGGTGAGTTTCatactgtgtgtgtatttccAAGTAAGTGTGTGCATGAGAGAAATGTTATTTTCATATACATTTCTTGAGACTCATGTACTAATTCAGGTTATTACTCTCCATAGATAATCCCAGACCCATCGGGCAAACTCAAGTACTTTGATAAGCTGAACTGACCCTCCCTTGCTCTCTAAACACTTTGGTTGAAGCTCAGAATAAAAAGAGTTTTGATAATCTGGTGTCTGATTTGTTTTAGCAATGTACAGGCATATTTGACATACATCGAATTAAATCTCATCTAGTGATCTGAGTAAACTGGTTACCTTTGAGATGAGAAACAGGCCACGAACTACAACAACCAAATAATGCCTTTTGGAGCTGAGTCACCCTCTCCTAATGGGAGACACTAGATGGCGCTGTTGATGAAATTAGTGAAATACATGTATTCAGTGTTTCTCCTAGGATTTCTTTTCAGCGGTGTTGACAAAGTTAGTGTAGTGGGCGTGGCCATTTttccctattttttttttttaaggcccTCTTGGCAGCAGAcacaatgttgctgttttaaaacaaatttcttgcaattttacacattttgccatggcttatggTGTGTTCCTATGCTATAATGGGTGCCCCATGACATTTTGGGAATTTTAGATTCTCCCTgactttgtttttttattttggtgattgttagttctcaaagatgagaATTATTACATGACATACTTTTATCT
Encoded here:
- the LOC139551803 gene encoding peroxiredoxin-4-like — translated: MDVMLHMKMLKDILSVFCTICFVTNFSTAAQDGSNGKKDQECHNYAGGHVYPGEAFRLPVSDHSLHLSKAKISKPAPYFEGSAVIDGEFKELKLSDYKGKYLVFFFYPLDFTFVCPTEIIAFSDRVHEFHAINAEVVACSVDSQFTHLAWINTPRKQGGLGPMKVPLLSDLTHQISKDYGVFLEDAGHTLRGLFIIDDKGVLRQITMNDLPVGRSVDETLRLVQAFQYTDKHGEVCPAGWKPGSDTIIPDPSGKLKYFDKLN